The following are encoded together in the bacterium genome:
- a CDS encoding DNA repair exonuclease has product MALKLVHTADWHLGRRFPNFPEADRMTLSRARLDVIDRILAVADRENAHAVLCAGDLFDEPDPGRDWWGPLLDKLRRHGGTRPIFLLPGNHDPLMPASVYAADHSFRRGLPDNVHVVDGDPFEYQLTPDAVLYGAPCRSQSGSRDLALSLPGREPGDERIRIGLVHGSTFDMEGHQANFPIARDAVIQRGLDYLAIGDTHSFREVPEGAQPRTVYPSAPEATSFGEPDAGYVAVLFVTRQRRTILQKERVAHWTWEEATCRSIAELRRLRDDGIDRRRHVLRLTIEMTVPAAEYEEAEAILRELKGTDAIHGRVGILVEQRAKLKLDTHGIDAAFPVLPDVLRATVDRLKAKEAAGGDEAEIAREALMHLYRAVRQAERACG; this is encoded by the coding sequence GTGGCACTGAAGCTCGTCCACACCGCGGACTGGCACCTCGGGCGCCGCTTCCCGAACTTTCCGGAGGCGGACAGAATGACGCTGAGCCGTGCCCGGCTCGACGTGATCGACCGCATCCTCGCGGTCGCCGATCGGGAGAACGCGCACGCCGTGCTCTGCGCCGGCGACCTGTTCGACGAGCCCGACCCGGGCCGCGACTGGTGGGGGCCGCTGCTCGACAAGCTGCGCAGGCACGGCGGGACGCGGCCGATCTTCCTGCTGCCCGGGAACCACGATCCGCTCATGCCGGCGTCGGTGTACGCCGCCGATCACTCGTTCCGCCGCGGCCTGCCGGACAACGTGCACGTCGTGGACGGCGATCCCTTCGAATACCAACTGACCCCCGACGCCGTGCTCTACGGTGCACCCTGCCGCTCGCAGTCCGGCTCGCGCGACCTGGCGCTGTCCCTGCCCGGACGCGAACCGGGCGACGAGCGCATTCGGATCGGCCTGGTGCACGGCAGCACCTTCGACATGGAAGGCCATCAGGCGAACTTCCCCATCGCCCGCGACGCGGTAATCCAGCGCGGGCTGGATTACCTCGCCATCGGCGACACCCACAGCTTCCGCGAAGTGCCCGAAGGCGCGCAGCCGCGCACCGTGTACCCGAGCGCGCCGGAGGCGACCTCGTTCGGCGAACCCGACGCCGGGTACGTCGCCGTCCTGTTCGTCACGCGGCAGCGCCGCACCATCCTGCAGAAGGAGCGCGTCGCACACTGGACGTGGGAGGAGGCGACCTGCCGCAGCATCGCCGAGTTGCGCCGGTTGCGCGACGACGGCATCGATCGGCGCCGCCACGTGCTGCGGCTCACCATCGAGATGACGGTCCCGGCCGCCGAGTACGAGGAAGCGGAGGCGATTCTGCGCGAGCTGAAGGGCACCGACGCGATCCACGGGCGGGTCGGCATCCTGGTGGAGCAACGCGCGAAGCTGAAGCTCGACACGCATGGCATCGACGCCGCCTTTCCGGTTCTGCCGGATGTGCTGCGGGCGACGGTCGATCGGTTGAAGGCAAAGGAGGCCGCGGGCGGCGACGAGGCGGAGATCGCCCGCGAAGCCCTCATGCATCTCTACC
- a CDS encoding type II toxin-antitoxin system PemK/MazF family toxin, with protein sequence MLVELDPIVGHEQRGTRPCIAVSDPVVNADQRFPMIAVVPVTGTAGAGALYPALAAGASGLRKSSYALIDQVRSIDKRRIHRRFGRIAPPELAAIDEGLARFLGLGAD encoded by the coding sequence GTGCTCGTCGAGCTCGACCCCATCGTCGGGCACGAACAGCGCGGCACCCGCCCGTGCATCGCCGTCAGCGATCCGGTCGTCAACGCCGACCAGCGCTTTCCGATGATCGCCGTGGTGCCGGTCACGGGCACCGCAGGGGCCGGGGCGCTGTATCCCGCTCTCGCGGCCGGCGCCAGCGGTCTGCGGAAGTCTTCCTACGCGCTCATCGACCAGGTCCGCTCGATCGACAAGCGGCGCATTCACCGCCGCTTCGGTCGCATCGCGCCACCCGAGCTCGCCGCCATCGACGAAGGGCTCGCGCGCTTTCTCGGACTCGGCGCGGACTGA
- the drmD gene encoding DISARM system SNF2-like helicase DrmD: MLATVRNRRGLVTAVEPSGGGRDETVHLVSVEYIDADGAPEDQLLWETEQQLGATILEPSALPAIASDAPMAPAELDALVRATRWSALTPYVDPDGSDGPLDRFPLASPLHGAIQVEDFQLVPLLKAMRMPRVALLLADDVGLGKTIEAGLILTELILRRRVRRILIVCPASLRTQWRQEMREKFALDFEVVDRPATHALQRRLGLDANPWRTFPRAITSFDYLKQDDVFESFHAASQAIKASPHLAWDLLVVDEAHNLSPSSLGDDSDASKMLRRIAPWFEHRLFLTATPHNGHTRSFTGLLECLDPVRFTRKSEALTDSEKVRVEQVVVRRLKREINERTNPPRFGERDLVAVPLVLSPEEQALGAAFDSFRKRVRGLVARGKRREELAGAFAVEVLGKRLLSCPVAFADSWQRYRIGVEEADGADETALAAVDAARRQLLDETPDDREVEGRTGHAAHVVGAWLRPLAAELAAEMRALDAALEALGLADAASTPRRDARFDTLVTWIDTHLRAGRKGFVADERLVIFTEYKTTLDYLERRLRERYPDAGAVRVLFGGMDDRERDAIKTAFNDPADPVRILIATDAASEGLNLQETARFLFHYDIPWNPARLEQRNGRLDRHGQARDVTVHHFTSNEDADLRFLAKVAQKVNTIREDLGSTGDVFDRAVERRLIEGADADAVLDELEITVERARDRAALPRTREIEMGDAELRKLAALAEEIDLDPEALTSTLDVALGLGAGGSRLHGPDDHGRFQLVLPVPVAWQELVDDTLRLPANGSLGALRGLCFDSRRLMREVGPRQVFHPRRDTVLMHLGHPVYRRALNTFARSRFPGASVHGRATRWGVRQGAVPEGADALLLLTLEELAVNELRETFHHWVRTVAVPIRRGELADALPHAPARALRAAHTATPTPKQVAAARELWEEIDRDVRDLVRAEAAALSRRLAAALERDRKAADAAERERFQQRQGEVSVLIERSTVQRLQREIDELKAERQQGVLFDRDSRLRELEQSVEEREAEVRRRRQHYEELREQLQIERDRVLNGIIPRRFALRGGAQVFPVAIEIRLARGTRNEE, encoded by the coding sequence ATGCTCGCCACCGTGCGCAATCGGCGCGGGCTGGTCACCGCCGTCGAGCCGAGCGGCGGCGGGCGCGACGAGACCGTCCACCTCGTCTCGGTCGAGTACATCGACGCCGACGGCGCGCCCGAGGATCAGCTCCTCTGGGAGACCGAGCAGCAGCTCGGTGCGACCATCCTCGAGCCGTCGGCGCTTCCCGCCATCGCCTCCGACGCGCCGATGGCGCCGGCCGAGCTGGACGCCCTGGTGCGGGCGACGCGCTGGTCGGCGCTGACGCCCTACGTCGATCCCGACGGCTCCGACGGTCCGCTCGACCGCTTCCCGCTCGCCTCGCCGCTGCACGGCGCCATCCAGGTCGAGGATTTCCAGCTCGTCCCGCTGCTGAAGGCGATGCGCATGCCGCGCGTGGCGCTGCTGCTCGCCGACGACGTCGGCCTCGGCAAGACGATCGAGGCCGGCCTGATCCTCACCGAGCTGATCCTGCGCCGCCGCGTCCGCCGCATCCTGATCGTCTGCCCCGCCTCGCTGCGCACCCAGTGGCGCCAGGAGATGCGGGAGAAGTTCGCCCTCGACTTCGAGGTCGTCGATCGCCCGGCGACGCACGCGCTGCAACGCCGCCTCGGACTCGACGCCAACCCGTGGCGCACCTTCCCGCGCGCCATCACCAGCTTCGACTACCTGAAGCAGGACGACGTCTTCGAGAGCTTCCACGCAGCCAGTCAGGCCATCAAGGCGTCTCCACACCTGGCCTGGGACCTCCTGGTGGTGGACGAGGCGCACAACCTCTCGCCGTCCTCGCTCGGCGACGACAGCGACGCGTCGAAGATGCTGCGCCGCATCGCGCCCTGGTTCGAGCACCGCCTCTTCCTCACCGCGACGCCGCACAACGGACACACCCGCAGCTTCACCGGCCTGCTCGAGTGCCTCGACCCGGTCCGCTTCACCCGCAAGAGCGAGGCGCTCACCGACTCGGAGAAGGTGCGCGTCGAGCAGGTGGTGGTGCGCCGCCTGAAGCGCGAGATCAACGAGCGGACGAACCCGCCGCGCTTCGGCGAGCGCGACCTCGTTGCCGTGCCGCTCGTGCTCAGCCCCGAGGAGCAGGCCCTCGGCGCGGCGTTCGACAGTTTCCGCAAGCGCGTCCGCGGTCTCGTCGCCAGGGGAAAGCGCAGGGAGGAGCTGGCCGGCGCCTTCGCCGTCGAGGTGCTCGGCAAGCGTCTGCTTTCGTGCCCCGTCGCGTTCGCCGATTCGTGGCAGCGCTACCGGATCGGCGTCGAGGAGGCCGACGGCGCCGACGAGACAGCCCTCGCCGCCGTCGATGCCGCGCGCCGGCAGCTCCTCGACGAGACGCCCGACGACCGCGAGGTCGAGGGCCGCACCGGCCACGCCGCCCACGTCGTCGGCGCCTGGCTGCGCCCGCTCGCCGCCGAGCTCGCCGCCGAGATGCGCGCCCTCGACGCGGCCCTCGAGGCGCTCGGGCTGGCGGATGCCGCCTCGACGCCGCGCCGCGACGCTCGCTTCGACACGCTCGTGACCTGGATCGACACCCACCTGCGCGCCGGCCGCAAGGGCTTCGTCGCCGACGAGCGCCTGGTGATCTTCACCGAGTACAAGACGACGCTGGACTATCTCGAGCGCCGCCTGCGCGAGCGCTACCCCGACGCCGGCGCGGTGCGGGTGCTGTTCGGCGGCATGGACGACCGCGAGCGCGACGCGATCAAGACGGCGTTCAATGATCCGGCCGACCCGGTGCGCATCCTGATCGCCACCGACGCCGCCTCGGAAGGTCTCAACCTCCAAGAGACGGCGCGCTTCCTCTTCCACTACGACATCCCCTGGAATCCCGCCCGCCTCGAACAGCGCAACGGCCGCCTCGACCGCCACGGCCAGGCGCGCGACGTCACCGTGCACCATTTCACCAGCAACGAGGACGCCGACCTCCGCTTCCTCGCCAAGGTGGCGCAGAAGGTGAACACGATCCGCGAGGACCTGGGCTCGACCGGCGACGTCTTCGACCGCGCCGTCGAGCGCCGCCTGATCGAGGGCGCCGACGCCGACGCGGTTCTCGACGAGCTCGAGATCACCGTCGAGCGCGCCCGCGATCGCGCCGCCCTGCCGCGCACTCGCGAGATCGAGATGGGCGACGCCGAGCTGCGCAAGCTCGCCGCCCTCGCCGAGGAGATCGACCTCGACCCCGAGGCGCTGACCAGCACGCTGGACGTCGCGCTCGGCCTGGGAGCCGGCGGATCGCGCCTGCACGGCCCCGACGACCACGGCCGCTTCCAGCTCGTGCTGCCCGTGCCGGTGGCCTGGCAGGAGCTGGTCGATGACACGCTGCGGCTCCCGGCCAACGGCAGCCTCGGCGCGCTGCGCGGCCTCTGCTTCGATTCGCGTCGCCTGATGCGCGAGGTCGGGCCGCGCCAGGTCTTCCACCCGCGCCGCGATACGGTGCTGATGCACCTCGGACACCCGGTGTACCGGCGCGCCCTCAACACCTTCGCCCGCTCTCGCTTCCCGGGAGCGTCCGTCCACGGTCGCGCCACCCGCTGGGGCGTTCGCCAGGGTGCGGTGCCGGAGGGCGCCGATGCGCTGCTGCTGCTCACCCTGGAGGAGCTGGCGGTGAACGAGCTGCGGGAGACGTTCCACCACTGGGTGCGGACCGTGGCCGTTCCGATCCGCAGGGGCGAGCTTGCCGACGCCCTGCCGCACGCGCCCGCGCGCGCGCTGCGCGCGGCGCACACGGCGACGCCGACGCCGAAGCAGGTCGCCGCCGCCCGCGAGCTGTGGGAGGAGATCGATCGCGACGTGCGCGATCTCGTCCGCGCCGAGGCCGCCGCGTTGTCGCGACGCCTCGCCGCCGCGCTCGAGCGCGACCGCAAGGCGGCCGACGCCGCGGAGCGCGAGCGCTTCCAGCAGCGCCAGGGCGAGGTCTCGGTGCTGATCGAGCGCAGCACCGTGCAGCGCCTGCAGCGCGAGATCGACGAGCTGAAGGCGGAGCGCCAGCAGGGCGTGCTGTTCGATCGCGACTCGCGGCTGCGCGAGCTCGAGCAGTCGGTCGAGGAGCGCGAGGCCGAGGTGCGGCGGCGCCGACAGCACTACGAGGAGCTGCGCGAGCAGCTCCAGATCGAGCGCGACCGGGTGCTGAACGGCATCATCCCGAGGCGGTTCGCGCTGCGCGGCGGCGCGCAGGTGTTCCCGGTGGCGATCGAGATCCGCCTGGCGCGAGGAACGAGGAACGAGGAATGA
- a CDS encoding HNH endonuclease translates to MSERTSSAKQITARLIKLKRGRKRRHVRAREEGRRRGALTPRQRRDVLAKTAGRCHVCGGTVDGAWHADHVLAHSGGGRHRADNFLAAHRLCNTYRWDYSPGEFQLILKLGGWIANEIRRSTPVGRAAADGFVKKERRRAGRAKRSA, encoded by the coding sequence ATGAGCGAACGGACCTCGAGCGCGAAGCAAATCACGGCCCGCCTGATCAAGCTCAAGCGCGGGCGCAAACGGCGCCACGTGCGGGCGCGAGAAGAGGGGCGGCGCAGAGGCGCGTTGACACCTCGTCAACGCCGTGACGTGCTCGCCAAGACGGCCGGCCGTTGTCACGTGTGCGGCGGCACGGTGGATGGCGCCTGGCACGCCGACCACGTGCTCGCGCACAGCGGCGGCGGACGACATCGGGCGGACAACTTTCTGGCGGCGCATCGGCTCTGCAACACCTATCGGTGGGATTACTCGCCCGGCGAGTTCCAGCTCATCCTCAAGCTCGGCGGCTGGATCGCGAACGAGATCCGGCGCTCGACCCCCGTGGGGCGTGCGGCGGCGGACGGGTTCGTGAAGAAGGAGCGGCGCCGGGCTGGGCGAGCGAAGAGGAGTGCGTAG
- a CDS encoding site-specific integrase, with translation MTPPRVERREMTVLDENQTAVLLEAARHTRLGIVVLLAVATGLRRGEILALRWQDVDLDRGVAHVRRSLEQLRGGLNFKQPKTAKSRRTVALPSVAVEGLKHHRLEQKKERLAIGPAYQDQDLICARVHGTPMDPSEVTAGFARLIAGLDLPKIRLHDLRHGHATHLLAQGIHPKVVSERLGHSTIGITLDTYSHVMPGMQEEAAQKLDSALRAAIDRRSGGA, from the coding sequence GTGACGCCCCCACGTGTCGAGCGGCGCGAGATGACCGTGCTGGACGAGAATCAGACCGCCGTGCTCCTGGAGGCGGCGCGCCATACCCGCCTCGGCATCGTGGTCCTGCTGGCGGTCGCCACCGGGCTGCGGCGCGGCGAGATCCTCGCGCTGCGCTGGCAGGACGTGGACCTCGACCGCGGCGTCGCGCACGTCCGGCGCAGTCTCGAGCAACTCCGCGGCGGTCTCAATTTCAAGCAGCCGAAGACGGCCAAGAGCCGGCGTACCGTGGCTCTCCCGTCGGTCGCGGTCGAAGGACTGAAGCATCACCGCCTGGAGCAGAAGAAGGAGCGGCTGGCGATCGGGCCCGCCTACCAGGACCAGGATCTCATCTGCGCCCGCGTGCACGGAACGCCGATGGACCCGTCCGAGGTCACGGCCGGTTTCGCTCGCCTGATCGCCGGGCTCGATCTCCCGAAGATCCGCCTGCACGACCTGCGGCACGGGCACGCCACGCACCTGCTCGCGCAGGGCATCCACCCCAAGGTGGTGAGCGAGCGGCTCGGACACTCCACCATCGGGATCACGCTCGACACGTACAGCCACGTCATGCCGGGGATGCAGGAGGAGGCGGCGCAGAAGCTCGACAGTGCGCTCCGCGCCGCGATCGACCGCCGCAGCGGCGGCGCCTGA
- a CDS encoding MBL fold metallo-hydrolase — protein MAAYQVPTGTIPRSAAFAYRGGAFSDHRDFAMTATLVRHPRGDLLIDTGLGRGIDRQVALMPFWFAAAAPYQRGTPAADALDAAGYDRRRLRAVLLTHAHWDHASGLPDFAGTPVWVNAAERDFIARGGWITAIARAAGDLRYETYAFDGGPYLGFPASHDVYGDGAIVIVPAAGHTPGSVIVFLALPDGRRYALVGDLVWQREGISQREERPWPQRALADSDPRGVRENLLRMAALAARFPELIIVPAHDQRGFAAMPRLPPPPPAS, from the coding sequence ATGGCCGCGTACCAGGTGCCGACCGGGACGATTCCACGCAGCGCCGCCTTCGCCTACCGCGGCGGCGCGTTCAGCGACCACCGCGACTTCGCGATGACCGCGACGCTGGTGCGCCATCCGCGCGGCGATCTGCTGATCGACACCGGCCTCGGCCGCGGCATCGATCGGCAGGTGGCGTTGATGCCGTTCTGGTTCGCCGCCGCGGCACCCTACCAGCGCGGGACGCCGGCCGCCGACGCGCTCGACGCCGCCGGCTACGACCGCCGGCGGCTGCGCGCCGTGCTGCTGACGCACGCCCACTGGGACCACGCCAGCGGCCTGCCCGACTTCGCCGGCACGCCGGTGTGGGTCAACGCCGCCGAGCGCGATTTCATCGCCCGTGGTGGCTGGATCACCGCCATCGCCCGCGCCGCCGGCGACCTCCGCTACGAGACCTACGCCTTCGACGGCGGCCCCTATCTCGGCTTCCCGGCGAGCCACGACGTCTATGGCGATGGGGCGATCGTCATCGTGCCGGCCGCCGGCCACACCCCGGGCTCGGTCATCGTCTTTCTCGCCCTGCCGGACGGCCGCCGCTACGCGCTCGTCGGCGACCTCGTCTGGCAGCGCGAGGGGATCAGCCAGCGCGAGGAACGCCCCTGGCCGCAGCGCGCGCTGGCGGACTCCGACCCGCGCGGCGTGCGCGAGAACCTGCTGCGCATGGCAGCCCTCGCGGCGCGCTTCCCCGAGCTCATCATCGTCCCGGCCCACGACCAGCGCGGCTTCGCCGCCATGCCGCGCTTGCCGCCCCCGCCCCCGGCGAGCTGA
- a CDS encoding PTS sugar transporter subunit IIA, with product MRAAELIASGGVLLRPACGSFEDAVRGLVDVLIANGCMPAALRDRAARAVVEREAMQSTAIVEIGVAVPHARVEGVAGVVAAMAVSPTAVYYAMAGVPISIVVVVLSAPELVGDHLDTLAGVSLLLQSADTRRGLEHAVDPTTAMRILRGGNGRQ from the coding sequence GTGCGGGCGGCCGAGCTGATCGCCTCCGGCGGCGTCCTGCTGCGCCCGGCATGCGGATCCTTCGAGGACGCGGTGCGCGGCCTGGTGGACGTGCTGATCGCCAACGGCTGCATGCCGGCCGCGCTGCGCGATCGGGCGGCGCGCGCCGTCGTCGAACGCGAGGCGATGCAGAGCACCGCCATCGTCGAGATCGGGGTCGCCGTGCCGCACGCGCGCGTCGAGGGCGTCGCCGGGGTCGTGGCGGCGATGGCGGTCTCGCCGACCGCCGTCTACTACGCCATGGCCGGGGTCCCGATCTCGATCGTCGTCGTCGTGCTGTCGGCGCCGGAGCTGGTCGGCGACCATCTCGACACGCTGGCGGGCGTGTCGCTGCTGCTGCAGAGCGCCGACACCCGCCGCGGCCTCGAGCACGCCGTCGATCCGACGACCGCGATGCGCATCCTGCGCGGCGGCAACGGCCGGCAGTGA